In Polyodon spathula isolate WHYD16114869_AA chromosome 27, ASM1765450v1, whole genome shotgun sequence, one DNA window encodes the following:
- the smim7 gene encoding small integral membrane protein 7 produces MIGDILLFGTLLMNAGAVLNFKLKKKDTQGFGDESRGPTTGDNIREFLLSLRYFRIFIALWNIFMMFCMILLFGS; encoded by the exons ATGATCGGAGATATCCTTCTTTTTGG gACCTTGCTCATGAATGCAGGTGCAGTCCTTAATTTTAAACT GAAGAAGAAAGACACACAAGGGTTTGGTGATGAAAGCCGAGGCCCCACTACAG GTGACAACATCCGGGAGTTTTTATTGAGTCTCCGATATTTCCGAATCTTCATCGCCTTGTGGAACATCTTCATGATGTTTTGCATGATACT gTTGTTTGGATCATAA